The proteins below come from a single Nocardiopsis gilva YIM 90087 genomic window:
- the groL gene encoding chaperonin GroEL (60 kDa chaperone family; promotes refolding of misfolded polypeptides especially under stressful conditions; forms two stacked rings of heptamers to form a barrel-shaped 14mer; ends can be capped by GroES; misfolded proteins enter the barrel where they are refolded when GroES binds), translating to MPKILEFEDEARRALERGVDRLANAVKVTLGPRGRNVVIDKKFGAPTITNDGVTVAREVELEDPYEDLGAQLVKEVATKTNDTAGDGTTTATVLAQALVREGLRSVAAGASPMSLKKGIDAAAARVSEALVERAREVGERADIAYVATNSAQDAQIGDMIAEAFDKVGKDGVITVEEAPTFGLDLDFTEGMQFDKGYISPYFVTDGERQEAVLEDAQILIHQGKISNLNELLPLLEKIVQNKKPLLIIAEDIEGDALGALVLNKIRGTLNVAAVKAPGFGERRKAMLQDIATLTGGQVIAEEVGLTLENAELDVLGSARRITITKDDTTIVDGGGEQSAVDDRVNQIRKEIEASDSDWDREKLQERLAKLAGGVSVLRVGAATEVELKEKKHRLEDAISATRAAIEEGIVPGGGASLVHAAAALDALDMSGDEATGASIVRRALNEPARWIAENAGAEGYVVTHKIAELEVGHGYNAATGEYGDLMAQGIIDPVKVTRSAVQNAASIAGMLLTTEVLVVDKPEDEDEGAAAGHGHGHGH from the coding sequence ATGCCGAAGATCCTGGAGTTCGAGGACGAGGCTCGCCGCGCCCTCGAGCGGGGCGTCGACCGCCTCGCCAACGCTGTGAAGGTGACGCTGGGCCCGCGCGGGCGCAACGTCGTCATCGACAAGAAGTTCGGTGCTCCGACCATCACCAACGACGGTGTGACCGTCGCCCGTGAGGTCGAGCTGGAGGACCCCTACGAGGACCTGGGGGCCCAGCTCGTCAAGGAGGTCGCCACCAAGACCAACGACACCGCGGGTGACGGCACCACCACCGCCACCGTGCTCGCCCAGGCGCTCGTGCGCGAGGGCCTGCGCAGCGTCGCCGCCGGTGCGTCCCCGATGTCGCTGAAGAAGGGCATCGACGCCGCCGCGGCCCGCGTCTCCGAAGCACTCGTGGAGCGCGCCCGCGAGGTCGGCGAGCGCGCCGACATCGCCTACGTCGCGACCAACTCCGCCCAGGACGCGCAGATCGGTGACATGATCGCCGAGGCCTTCGACAAGGTCGGCAAGGACGGTGTCATCACCGTCGAGGAGGCCCCGACCTTCGGCCTCGACCTCGACTTCACCGAGGGCATGCAGTTCGACAAGGGGTACATCTCGCCCTACTTCGTGACCGACGGCGAGCGCCAGGAGGCGGTGCTGGAGGACGCGCAGATCCTGATCCACCAGGGCAAGATCTCCAACCTCAACGAGCTGCTTCCGCTGCTGGAGAAGATCGTCCAGAACAAGAAGCCGCTGCTGATCATCGCCGAGGACATCGAGGGCGACGCGCTCGGCGCGCTGGTCCTCAACAAGATCCGCGGCACGCTCAACGTCGCCGCGGTCAAGGCCCCCGGCTTCGGCGAGCGCCGCAAGGCGATGCTGCAGGACATCGCGACCCTCACCGGCGGCCAGGTCATCGCCGAGGAGGTCGGCCTCACCCTGGAGAACGCCGAGCTCGACGTCCTGGGCTCCGCCCGTCGCATCACCATCACCAAGGACGACACCACCATCGTCGACGGTGGCGGTGAGCAGTCCGCGGTCGACGACCGGGTCAACCAGATCCGCAAGGAGATCGAGGCCAGCGACTCCGACTGGGACCGCGAGAAGCTGCAGGAGCGCCTGGCCAAGCTGGCCGGCGGCGTCTCCGTGCTGCGCGTCGGCGCGGCCACCGAGGTGGAGCTCAAGGAGAAGAAGCACCGCCTGGAGGACGCCATCTCGGCCACCCGTGCCGCGATCGAGGAGGGCATCGTCCCCGGTGGTGGCGCCTCCCTGGTGCACGCCGCCGCGGCCCTGGACGCCCTCGACATGAGCGGCGACGAGGCCACCGGCGCGTCGATCGTCCGCCGGGCGCTCAACGAGCCGGCCCGCTGGATCGCCGAGAACGCGGGCGCCGAGGGCTACGTGGTCACCCACAAGATCGCCGAGCTGGAGGTCGGCCACGGCTACAACGCCGCGACCGGCGAGTACGGCGACCTCATGGCGCAGGGCATCATCGACCCAGTCAAGGTCACCCGCTCCGCGGTGCAGAACGCCGCCTCCATCGCCGGCATGCTGCTGACGACCGAGGTACTGGTCGTCGACAAGCCGGAGGACGAGGACGAGGGCGCGGCGGCCGGTCACGGCCACGGTCACGGCCACTGA
- the guaB gene encoding IMP dehydrogenase, translating into MTQMNTGDGEKVLPPGLTYDDVLLVPGYSDLQPGETDTGTRLSRNISLRIPLLSAAMDTVTEARMAVAMARQGGAGVLHRNLSIEDQAAQVDLVKRSEAGMVTDPVTCGPDDTLADVEALSAHYRISGAPVTDDDGRLVGIVTNRDMRFEDDRSRRVRDVMTPMPLVTAPVGVSRDEAFRLLRDNKVEKLPLVDGEGRLRGLITVKDFIKSEQFPDATKDADGRLVVGAAVGVGPDSEQRAKALMDAGADFIVVDTAHGHSAGVLEMIAKLKANSRADIIGGNISTRAAAQALIDAGADAVKVGVGPGSICTTRVVAGVGAPQVTAVLAASKAAGPANVPVIADGGLQYSGDIAKALVAGASTVMLGSLLAGVEESPGELIFINGKQYKTYRGMGSLGAMRGRSFSKDRYSQADVASEEKLIPEGVEGQVPYRGPLEAVSHQLTGGLRQSMWYAGARTVAELGEKGQLMQITSAGLKESHPHDIQMTVEAPNYSKR; encoded by the coding sequence ATGACGCAGATGAACACGGGGGACGGCGAGAAGGTTCTGCCGCCGGGACTCACCTACGACGACGTGCTGCTGGTTCCGGGCTACTCGGACCTGCAGCCGGGAGAGACCGACACCGGCACCCGGCTCTCCCGCAACATCAGCCTGCGCATCCCGCTGCTGTCGGCCGCCATGGACACCGTGACCGAGGCGCGCATGGCCGTGGCCATGGCCCGCCAGGGCGGCGCCGGGGTGCTGCACCGCAACCTGTCCATCGAGGACCAGGCCGCCCAGGTCGACCTGGTGAAGCGTTCCGAGGCGGGGATGGTCACCGACCCGGTGACATGCGGCCCCGACGACACGCTCGCCGACGTCGAGGCGCTCAGCGCGCACTACCGCATCTCCGGCGCCCCGGTCACCGACGACGACGGGCGCCTGGTCGGCATCGTCACCAACCGCGACATGCGCTTCGAGGACGACCGCAGCCGCAGGGTGCGCGATGTCATGACCCCGATGCCGCTGGTCACCGCACCGGTCGGGGTGAGCCGCGACGAGGCCTTCCGGCTGCTGCGCGACAACAAGGTCGAGAAGCTGCCGCTGGTCGACGGCGAGGGGCGGCTGCGCGGCCTGATCACCGTCAAGGACTTCATCAAGAGCGAGCAGTTCCCCGACGCCACCAAGGACGCCGACGGCCGCCTCGTGGTCGGCGCCGCCGTGGGCGTGGGGCCGGACTCCGAGCAGCGGGCCAAAGCCCTGATGGACGCCGGTGCCGACTTCATCGTCGTCGACACCGCCCACGGCCACTCCGCCGGTGTCCTGGAGATGATCGCCAAGCTCAAGGCCAACTCCCGCGCCGACATCATCGGCGGCAACATCTCCACCCGCGCCGCCGCGCAGGCCCTCATCGACGCCGGTGCCGACGCCGTCAAGGTCGGGGTGGGCCCCGGCTCCATCTGCACCACCCGCGTCGTCGCCGGTGTGGGCGCCCCGCAGGTCACCGCCGTTCTGGCGGCCTCCAAGGCGGCCGGACCGGCCAACGTCCCGGTGATCGCCGACGGCGGCCTGCAGTACTCCGGCGACATCGCCAAGGCCCTCGTGGCCGGTGCGAGCACCGTGATGCTCGGCAGCCTGCTGGCGGGCGTGGAGGAGAGCCCGGGCGAGCTCATCTTCATCAACGGCAAGCAGTACAAGACCTACCGCGGCATGGGGTCGCTCGGCGCCATGCGCGGGCGCTCCTTCTCCAAGGACCGCTACTCCCAGGCCGACGTCGCCTCCGAGGAGAAGCTCATCCCGGAGGGCGTCGAGGGCCAGGTGCCCTACCGCGGTCCGCTGGAGGCGGTCTCGCACCAGCTCACCGGCGGCCTGCGGCAGTCCATGTGGTACGCGGGCGCGCGCACCGTCGCCGAGCTGGGGGAGAAGGGCCAGCTCATGCAGATCACCTCGGCCGGTCTCAAGGAGAGCCACCCGCACGACATCCAGATGACCGTCGAGGCGCCGAACTACTCCAAGCGCTAG
- the galE gene encoding UDP-glucose 4-epimerase GalE gives MNVLLTGGAGYIGTHTAVELIGAGHDVVVVDALSNGNAEAVRRVERITGHAVPFYPEDCSDPVVMEKVLTDHPVDAVIHCAGLKAVGESTEQPLRYYRNNLDALLTVCEAMQAHGVRRMVFSSSATVYGDPARVPITEGMPLSVSNPYGATKLFIEQILRDLSAADERWEIISLRYFNPIGAHESGLIGEDPHGVPNNLFPYLAQVAAGRRDKVRVFGDDYDTPDGTGVRDYLHVTDLALGHLAALEHLAGTPGHRVYNLGTGTGTSVLESIAAFERACGRPIPYEVVGRRPGDIATCYADPSAARRDLGWQTTRSVDEACADAWRWQSANPRGFAG, from the coding sequence ATGAACGTATTGCTCACCGGTGGCGCCGGGTACATCGGCACGCACACCGCGGTCGAGCTCATCGGCGCCGGCCACGACGTCGTGGTGGTGGACGCGCTCAGCAACGGCAACGCGGAGGCCGTCCGCCGCGTCGAGCGCATCACCGGGCACGCCGTCCCGTTCTACCCGGAGGACTGCTCCGACCCGGTCGTCATGGAGAAGGTCCTCACCGACCACCCCGTCGACGCCGTGATCCACTGCGCCGGGCTCAAGGCCGTGGGGGAGTCCACCGAGCAGCCGCTGCGTTACTACCGCAACAACCTCGACGCGCTGCTCACCGTGTGCGAGGCCATGCAGGCCCACGGCGTGCGGCGGATGGTGTTCAGCTCCTCGGCCACCGTGTACGGCGACCCCGCCCGCGTTCCGATCACCGAGGGCATGCCGCTGTCGGTGTCCAATCCCTACGGCGCCACCAAGCTCTTCATCGAGCAGATCCTGCGCGACCTGTCGGCGGCCGACGAGCGCTGGGAGATCATCTCCCTGCGCTACTTCAACCCGATCGGCGCGCACGAGAGCGGCCTCATCGGCGAGGACCCCCACGGCGTCCCCAACAACCTGTTCCCCTACCTCGCTCAGGTCGCCGCCGGACGCCGGGACAAGGTGCGGGTCTTCGGCGACGACTACGACACCCCCGACGGCACCGGAGTGCGCGACTACCTGCACGTCACCGACCTCGCCCTGGGCCACCTCGCGGCTCTGGAGCACCTCGCCGGGACCCCCGGCCACCGGGTCTACAACCTCGGGACCGGGACGGGCACCTCGGTGCTGGAGTCGATCGCCGCGTTCGAGCGGGCCTGCGGCCGTCCCATTCCCTATGAGGTGGTGGGGCGTCGGCCCGGCGACATCGCGACCTGCTACGCCGACCCCAGTGCGGCCCGGCGCGACCTCGGCTGGCAGACCACCAGGAGCGTCGACGAGGCGTGCGCCGACGCCTGGCGCTGGCAGTCCGCCAACCCCCGCGGGTTCGCCGGCTAG
- a CDS encoding 3' terminal RNA ribose 2'-O-methyltransferase Hen1: MLLTITTTHRPATDLGYLLHKHPDRVQRFSQSFGTAHVFYPEAEQERCTAALLLEVDPQQLLRSRSSVASPDFALAQYVNDRPYAASSLFAVALGDVFRSALKGRCAARADLAATPIPLTLALPAVPCRGGAERARALFEPLGWQVEAVPVPLDPGLPGWGDSRYVRLTLTGEMRLADALSHLYVLLPVLDGTKHYWVTADEVDKLLRAGEGWLSGHPERAWITRRYLSRKQRLFRQAIARLAEVDDLTEPDEADHPTQESDPAQEEAPDTDAAAPQTAAASSGRRDPDDDGPREPSLADQRAGAVLSVLKSEGAQRVLDLGCGTGKLVGRLLDDPAFTLVTGVDVSADSIGYAHRRLRVERMPESRRRRLELLVGSALYRDRRFSGHDAIVLMEVIEHIDPARLPALEQVVFGGAAPRAIVVTTPNAEYNAHYEGLADGGFRHADHRFEWTRAEFRAWADNVARTHGYRVRYLPVGQDDPQVGAPTQMGVFTR, translated from the coding sequence GTGCTACTGACGATCACGACCACCCACCGCCCCGCCACCGACCTGGGCTACCTGCTCCACAAGCACCCCGACCGGGTGCAGCGGTTCAGCCAGTCCTTCGGGACGGCGCACGTCTTCTATCCGGAGGCGGAGCAGGAGCGCTGTACGGCGGCGCTGCTGCTGGAGGTCGATCCGCAGCAGCTGCTGCGCTCCCGTTCGTCGGTGGCCAGCCCGGACTTCGCGCTCGCCCAGTACGTCAACGACCGGCCGTATGCCGCGTCGTCGCTGTTCGCCGTGGCGCTCGGCGATGTTTTCCGGTCCGCCCTCAAAGGGCGCTGCGCGGCCCGCGCTGATCTCGCCGCGACGCCGATCCCGCTCACCCTCGCCCTCCCGGCGGTGCCCTGCCGGGGCGGGGCCGAGCGGGCGCGGGCGCTGTTCGAGCCGCTGGGCTGGCAGGTGGAGGCCGTCCCCGTGCCCCTCGACCCCGGCCTGCCCGGGTGGGGCGACTCCCGCTACGTGCGCCTGACCCTGACCGGCGAGATGCGGCTGGCCGACGCGCTGAGCCACCTGTATGTGCTGCTGCCCGTCCTGGACGGGACCAAGCACTACTGGGTCACCGCCGACGAGGTCGACAAGCTGTTGCGGGCGGGCGAGGGGTGGCTTTCCGGACACCCGGAACGCGCCTGGATCACCCGCCGCTACCTCTCCCGCAAGCAGCGCCTGTTCCGCCAGGCGATCGCGCGCCTGGCCGAGGTCGACGACCTGACCGAACCGGACGAGGCTGACCACCCCACCCAGGAGAGCGACCCCGCCCAGGAGGAGGCGCCCGACACCGACGCCGCGGCCCCGCAGACCGCGGCGGCTTCCTCCGGGCGGCGGGACCCGGACGACGACGGCCCCCGGGAACCCTCGCTCGCCGACCAGCGGGCCGGGGCGGTGCTCTCGGTCCTCAAGTCCGAGGGGGCCCAGCGCGTGCTCGACCTCGGCTGCGGCACCGGCAAGCTCGTCGGGCGGCTGCTCGACGACCCCGCGTTCACCCTGGTCACCGGGGTGGACGTGAGTGCCGACAGCATCGGCTACGCGCACCGCAGGTTGCGCGTCGAGCGCATGCCCGAGTCGCGGCGCCGGCGGTTGGAGCTCCTCGTCGGCTCGGCCCTCTACCGCGACCGGCGGTTCTCCGGCCACGACGCGATCGTCCTCATGGAGGTCATCGAGCACATCGACCCGGCCCGGCTGCCCGCGCTGGAGCAGGTCGTCTTCGGCGGCGCCGCCCCGCGCGCCATCGTCGTGACCACGCCCAACGCCGAGTACAACGCCCACTACGAGGGACTGGCCGACGGCGGCTTCCGGCACGCCGACCACAGATTCGAATGGACCCGCGCCGAATTCCGCGCGTGGGCGGACAACGTCGCCCGCACCCACGGTTACCGGGTGCGGTACCTGCCCGTGGGGCAGGACGACCCCCAGGTGGGGGCGCCGACGCAGATGGGAGTCTTCACCCGATGA
- a CDS encoding GuaB3 family IMP dehydrogenase-related protein codes for MAQVEIGLGKNGRRAYELDEIGIVPARRTRDPEEVSIAWQIDAYRFETPLVVSPMDSVASPKTIVSVGEQGGLGVLDLEGLWTRYEDPEPLLAEIHELDDEAATRRLQDIYSAPIKEELIGRRIEEIRASGVVTAARLSPQRTAQYHKAVIDAGVDIFVIRGTTVSAEHVSGRAEPLNLKQFIYDLDVPVVVGGCATYTAALHLMRTGAAGVLVGFGGGSGHTTRSVLGVAVPMASAIGDVAAARRDYLDESGGRYVHVIADGGMTSSGDIAKALACGSDAVMVGSPLARAAEAPGHGYHWGSEAHHSELPRGERVNVGTIGDLKSILHGPASTSDGSMNMMGALRRTMATAGYTDLKEFQRVEVVVNPHR; via the coding sequence TTGGCTCAGGTTGAGATCGGGCTGGGCAAGAACGGGCGCCGCGCCTACGAGCTCGACGAGATCGGGATCGTTCCCGCCCGACGGACCCGTGACCCCGAGGAAGTGTCCATCGCGTGGCAGATCGACGCCTACCGGTTTGAAACGCCGCTGGTCGTCAGCCCGATGGACAGCGTCGCCTCGCCGAAGACGATCGTCTCCGTCGGCGAGCAGGGCGGTCTGGGCGTCCTGGACCTGGAAGGGCTGTGGACGCGCTACGAGGACCCCGAGCCGCTACTGGCCGAGATCCACGAACTCGATGACGAGGCCGCGACCCGGCGGCTGCAGGACATCTACTCCGCCCCCATCAAGGAGGAGTTGATCGGCCGCCGCATCGAGGAGATCCGCGCCTCCGGTGTCGTCACCGCCGCCCGGCTCTCGCCGCAGCGCACCGCGCAGTACCACAAGGCCGTCATCGACGCCGGTGTCGACATCTTCGTCATCCGCGGCACCACGGTCTCGGCCGAGCACGTCTCCGGGCGCGCCGAGCCGCTCAACCTCAAGCAGTTCATCTACGACCTGGATGTCCCGGTCGTCGTCGGCGGCTGCGCCACCTACACGGCGGCGCTGCACCTCATGCGCACCGGCGCGGCCGGTGTGCTGGTCGGCTTCGGCGGCGGCTCCGGGCACACCACCCGCTCCGTGCTGGGCGTGGCCGTGCCGATGGCGAGCGCCATCGGCGACGTGGCCGCGGCCCGCCGCGACTACCTCGATGAGTCCGGCGGCCGGTACGTGCACGTCATCGCCGACGGCGGGATGACCAGCAGCGGCGACATCGCCAAGGCGCTGGCCTGCGGCTCCGACGCCGTCATGGTCGGCTCGCCGCTGGCGCGCGCCGCCGAGGCGCCCGGCCACGGCTACCACTGGGGCAGCGAGGCCCACCACAGCGAGCTGCCGCGCGGCGAACGGGTGAATGTCGGCACCATCGGCGACCTCAAGTCGATCCTGCACGGCCCCGCGTCCACCAGCGACGGCTCCATGAACATGATGGGCGCCCTCCGCCGGACCATGGCCACCGCAGGGTACACCGACCTCAAGGAGTTCCAGCGCGTGGAGGTCGTGGTCAACCCGCACCGCTGA
- a CDS encoding glycerol-3-phosphate dehydrogenase/oxidase, whose amino-acid sequence MTAARMGPDERAEALAHMAENELDVLVVGGGIVGAGVALDAVSRGLSVGLIEARDFASGTSSRSSKLIHGGLRYLEQLDFELVREALTERGLLLGRLAPHLVRPVPFLFPFQKHWERGYIGAGVTLYDILAMTGRNTRGLPPHRHLTRSGALRVFPALRRDALAGALQYWDAQVDDARYVLTVLRTAATYGARIASRAQAVGFLREGEHVTGARVQDLETGHEIDVRAQQVVNAAGVWTDDIQEMVGGRGQIHVSASKGIHLVVPRDRIQASTGMILRTEKSVLFVIPWGRHWIIGTTDTPWNLDKAHPAASRADIDYVLDHVNAVLRVPLSRDDVEGVYAGLRPLLSGESDETSKLSREHTVAHPVPGLVLIAGGKYTTYRVMAKDAVDAVAHGLDGKIPESVTDRVPLVGADGFAALWNQRHTIARDAGLHVSRVVHLLRRYGSMIDDLLELMRQRPDLKEPVAGSDDYLRAEIVYAAASEGARHLDDVLSRRTRISFETWDRGIAAAEDAAELIAEPLGWNEEQIKREVEYYRKRIEAERAAQEQENDHEADAVQHGAPDIVPEATPKPPRART is encoded by the coding sequence ATGACGGCAGCGCGCATGGGACCGGACGAGCGGGCCGAGGCGCTCGCGCACATGGCCGAAAACGAGCTCGACGTCCTGGTCGTCGGCGGCGGCATCGTGGGCGCGGGCGTCGCGCTGGACGCGGTGTCCCGCGGCCTTTCGGTCGGCCTGATCGAGGCGCGCGACTTCGCCTCCGGTACGTCCAGCCGGTCCAGCAAACTGATCCACGGCGGCCTGCGCTACCTCGAACAGCTCGACTTCGAGCTGGTCCGCGAGGCACTGACCGAGCGCGGGCTGCTGCTCGGCCGCCTCGCCCCGCACCTGGTCCGGCCGGTGCCGTTCCTGTTCCCGTTCCAGAAGCACTGGGAGCGCGGCTACATCGGGGCCGGCGTCACCCTCTACGACATCCTGGCGATGACCGGCCGCAACACCCGCGGCCTGCCCCCGCACCGGCACCTCACCCGCTCGGGCGCGCTGCGGGTCTTCCCGGCGCTGCGCCGCGACGCGCTCGCCGGTGCCCTCCAGTACTGGGACGCCCAGGTCGACGACGCCCGCTATGTCCTCACCGTGCTGCGCACCGCCGCCACCTACGGCGCGCGGATCGCCTCGCGCGCCCAGGCCGTGGGCTTCCTGCGCGAGGGCGAGCACGTCACCGGGGCCCGGGTCCAGGACCTGGAGACCGGCCACGAGATCGACGTCCGCGCCCAGCAGGTGGTCAACGCCGCCGGGGTGTGGACCGACGACATCCAGGAGATGGTGGGCGGCCGCGGGCAGATCCACGTCAGCGCCTCCAAGGGCATCCACCTCGTCGTCCCGAGGGACCGGATCCAGGCGTCGACGGGGATGATCCTGCGCACCGAGAAAAGCGTGCTGTTCGTCATCCCCTGGGGGCGCCACTGGATCATCGGCACCACCGACACCCCGTGGAACCTGGACAAGGCGCACCCGGCGGCCAGCCGCGCCGACATCGACTACGTCCTCGACCACGTCAACGCCGTGCTGCGGGTCCCGCTGAGCCGGGACGACGTCGAAGGCGTCTACGCCGGTCTGCGCCCGCTGCTGTCCGGCGAGTCCGACGAGACCTCCAAGCTCTCCCGGGAGCACACCGTCGCCCACCCGGTGCCGGGCCTGGTGCTGATCGCCGGGGGCAAGTACACCACCTACCGCGTCATGGCCAAGGACGCGGTGGACGCGGTCGCCCACGGCCTCGACGGCAAGATCCCCGAGTCGGTCACCGACCGGGTGCCGCTCGTGGGGGCCGACGGGTTCGCGGCGCTGTGGAACCAGCGCCACACCATCGCCCGCGACGCCGGCCTGCACGTCTCCCGGGTCGTCCACCTGCTGCGCAGGTACGGGTCGATGATCGACGACCTGCTGGAGCTGATGCGCCAGCGCCCCGACCTCAAGGAGCCGGTGGCCGGGTCCGACGACTACCTGCGCGCCGAGATCGTGTACGCGGCCGCGTCCGAGGGCGCCCGCCACCTCGACGACGTGCTGTCGCGGCGCACCCGCATCTCGTTCGAGACATGGGACCGCGGCATCGCCGCGGCGGAGGATGCCGCCGAGCTCATCGCCGAGCCGCTGGGCTGGAACGAGGAGCAGATCAAGCGGGAGGTCGAGTACTACCGCAAGCGCATCGAGGCGGAACGCGCGGCCCAGGAGCAGGAGAACGACCACGAGGCCGACGCCGTCCAGCACGGCGCGCCCGACATCGTCCCCGAGGCCACGCCCAAGCCGCCGCGGGCGCGGACCTAA
- a CDS encoding lytic transglycosylase domain-containing protein: MTVSPPVGQDAEASAAQPLPHRKPAAVAAAAVLSAAGLTAGIVAVVGGLNPSAVPPQPPPGPQEAGGVIDTVPADGAEAAEQAELHADERPSPAAQETASADPLPEWLDTNSEASGVPRRALLAYAKAQLRLMEEQPGCRISWPTLAAIGEVESRHGTYAGGEVGSDGRTTVDIIGIPLDGSNNTAAIVDTDGGELDGDSRWDRAVGPMQFIPTTWEQWGADADGDGRANPHDIDDTALTAARYLCAEGRDLTDQEDWWRAVLAYNQSESYARDILDIANRYAADAARAT; the protein is encoded by the coding sequence GTGACAGTTTCCCCCCCGGTCGGGCAGGACGCGGAAGCGTCCGCGGCCCAACCCCTCCCTCATCGGAAACCAGCCGCGGTCGCCGCCGCGGCCGTCCTCTCCGCGGCGGGACTGACCGCCGGGATCGTGGCCGTCGTCGGCGGCCTCAACCCTTCAGCGGTGCCCCCACAGCCCCCACCCGGTCCGCAGGAGGCCGGTGGCGTCATCGACACCGTCCCCGCCGACGGCGCGGAAGCGGCCGAGCAGGCCGAGCTCCACGCCGACGAACGCCCGTCGCCCGCCGCCCAAGAGACCGCGTCGGCGGATCCCCTCCCCGAGTGGCTCGACACCAACTCCGAGGCCTCCGGTGTGCCGCGCCGCGCCCTGCTGGCCTACGCCAAAGCGCAGCTGCGGCTGATGGAGGAGCAGCCGGGGTGCCGGATCTCCTGGCCCACCCTGGCCGCCATCGGTGAGGTGGAGTCCAGGCACGGCACGTACGCGGGCGGGGAAGTCGGGTCCGACGGGCGCACCACCGTCGACATCATCGGCATCCCGCTCGACGGCTCCAACAACACCGCGGCCATCGTCGACACCGACGGGGGCGAGCTCGACGGCGACAGCAGGTGGGACCGCGCGGTCGGGCCGATGCAGTTCATCCCCACCACCTGGGAGCAGTGGGGCGCCGACGCCGACGGCGACGGCCGCGCAAACCCGCACGACATCGACGACACCGCCCTGACCGCCGCCCGCTACCTGTGCGCGGAGGGACGCGACCTGACCGACCAGGAGGACTGGTGGCGGGCGGTGCTCGCCTACAACCAGTCCGAGTCCTACGCCCGCGACATCCTCGACATCGCCAACCGCTACGCGGCCGACGCCGCCCGCGCCACCTGA
- a CDS encoding sigma-70 family RNA polymerase sigma factor, whose translation MLAERSGARRHDTELSQLTTLAVQGDHGAVDSLIREVRPMVVRYCRARLARVSGYVHYSDDVAQEVCIALLAALPRYEDMGRPFASFVFGIAAHKVADALRGSTRDVPTDAVPDCPDDGPGPEEAAVRTIEAERARALLSELPEQQRRLLVMRVIAGLSADETGHVLGMSAGAVRVAQHRALARLRKVAVANRLI comes from the coding sequence ATGCTCGCGGAACGATCAGGTGCCCGGCGGCACGACACAGAACTGAGCCAGCTGACCACGCTGGCGGTCCAAGGTGATCATGGGGCGGTCGACTCCCTCATCCGCGAGGTGCGCCCCATGGTGGTCCGGTATTGCCGAGCGCGCCTGGCCCGCGTCTCGGGTTACGTACACTATTCCGATGACGTCGCGCAAGAGGTGTGCATCGCACTCCTGGCCGCGCTCCCCCGCTACGAGGACATGGGTCGGCCCTTCGCGTCGTTCGTGTTCGGGATCGCCGCGCACAAGGTGGCCGACGCACTACGCGGCTCCACCCGCGACGTTCCCACCGACGCGGTACCGGACTGTCCCGACGACGGGCCGGGCCCGGAGGAGGCCGCAGTGCGCACCATCGAGGCGGAGCGGGCCCGTGCACTGCTCAGTGAACTCCCCGAGCAGCAGCGTCGGCTGCTGGTCATGCGCGTGATTGCGGGTCTATCTGCTGATGAGACGGGACATGTTCTGGGAATGTCGGCCGGAGCGGTTCGGGTTGCCCAGCACCGAGCTCTTGCTCGGCTTCGGAAGGTGGCCGTGGCGAACCGCCTCATCTAG
- the groES gene encoding co-chaperone GroES produces the protein MSTATKTVLKPLEDRVVVKTLEAEQTTASGLVIPDTAKEKPQEGEVLAVGPGRLDDKGNRVALDVNVGDVVLYSKYGGTEVKYDNEEYLVLSARDLLAVVEK, from the coding sequence GTGTCGACCGCCACCAAGACCGTGCTGAAGCCGCTTGAGGACCGCGTCGTCGTCAAGACGCTGGAGGCCGAGCAGACCACGGCGTCCGGCCTGGTCATCCCGGACACCGCCAAGGAGAAGCCGCAGGAGGGCGAGGTCCTCGCGGTGGGCCCGGGCCGCCTCGACGACAAGGGCAACCGTGTCGCCCTGGACGTCAACGTGGGCGACGTCGTCCTGTACAGCAAGTACGGCGGCACCGAGGTCAAGTACGACAACGAGGAGTACCTCGTTCTCTCCGCCCGCGACCTGCTCGCGGTCGTCGAGAAGTAG